The genomic stretch GGTTTCACCGTCAATCCGGCTGGCAGCACGATCACGGTCGTGACTCCGCCGAATGCTGCGGGACCTGCGGACGTGCGATTGGTGTTCCCTGCGGGCACCGCCGTCGCGCCGACGTTCACCTACCTCGCGCCCACGATCACCTCGATCGTGCCGGACACCGGCCCGGTCACCGGCGGTACCACGGTGACGATCACCGGAACCGGCCTGACCGGTGCCACCGGAGTGAACTTCGGTGACACGCCGGGAACCAATCTCGTCGTGAACCCGAACGGCACCTCGCTGACCGTGGTAACCCCACCCGGGCAGGTCGGTCCGGTGGACGTGACCGTGCTCATCCCGGGCGCGAACGCGACCGCACCGGACGGGTTCACGTACGTGGCGGGACCGCCGACCACCACCTCGATCACGCCGGACGAGGGCCCGCAGTCGGGTGGTCAGACGGTGACGATAACCGGTACGGGCTTTGTTCCGGGTGGTACGTCGGTCACGTTCGATGGTGCGCCGGCCACCGATGTCACGGTCAACCCGGCGGGTACGTCGCTGACGGCGGTCACTCCGCCTGGCGCGGTCGGTCCGGCGGTGGTCGTGGTGACCAGCGGCGGCGGTACGGCCGCACCGTTGGACTACACGTACCTCGCCGATGGCAGCGCTGCCAACGTGACCGGCCTGACTCCGAGGAGTGGGCCGACCGCCGGTGGTACGACGGTGACGATCACCGGTACCGGCTTCACCGGTGCGACCGGGGTGACCTTCGACGGGGTGCCGGGCACCGGTTTCACCGTCAATCCGGCTGGCAGCACGATCACGGTCGTGACTCCGCCGAATGCTGCGGGACCTGCGGACGTGCGATTGGTGTTCCCTGCGGGCACCGCCGTCGCGCCGACGTTCACCTACCTCGCGCCCACGATCACCTCGATCGTGCCGGACACCGGCCCGGTCACCGGCGGTACCACGGTGACGATCACCGGAACCGGCCTGACCGGTGCCACCGGAGTGAACTTCGGTGACACGCCGGGAACCAATCTCGTCGTGAACCCGAACGGCACCTCGCTGACCGTGGTAACCCCACCCGGGCAGGTCGGTCCGGTGGACGTGACCGTGCTCATCCCGGGCGCGAACGCGACCGCACCGGACGGGTTCACGTACGTGGCGGGACCGCCGACCACCACCTCGATCACGCCGGACGAGGGCCCGCAGTCGGGTGGTCAGACGGTGACGATAACCGGTACGGGCTTTGTTCCGGGTGGTACGTCGGTCACGTTCGATGGTGCGCCGGCCACCGATGTCACGGTCAACCCGGCGGGTACGTCGCTGACGGCGGTCACTCCGCCTGGCGCGGTCGGTCCGGCGGTGGTCGTGGTGACCAGCGGCGGCGGTACGGCCGCACCGTTGGACTACACGTACCTCGCCGATGGCAGCGCTGCCAACGTGACCGGCCTGACTCCGAGGAGTGGGCCGACCGCCGGTGGTACGACGGTGACGATCACCGGTACCGGCTTCACCGGTGCGACCGGGGTGACCTTCGACGGGGTGCCGGGCACCGGTTTCACCGTCAATCCGGCTGGCAGCACGATCACGGTCGTGACTCCGCCGAATGCTGCGGGACCTGCGGACGTGCGATTGGTGTTCCCTGCGGGCACCGCCGTCGCGCCGACGTTCACCTACCTCGCGCCCACGATCACCTCGATCGTGCCGGACACCGGCCCGGTCACCGGCGGTACCACGGTGACGATCACCGGAACCGGCCTGACCGGTGCCACCGGAGTGAACTTCGGTGACACGCCGGGAACCAATCTCGTCGTGAACCCGAACGGCACCTCGCTGACCGTGGTAACCCCACCCGGGCAGGTCGGTCCGGTGGACGTGACCGTGCTCATCCCGGGCGCGAACGCGACCGCACCGGACGGGTTCACGTACGAAGCCGCCCCGCCCCGCATCGACACCGTCACCCCGGGGCAGGGACCGATCGGTGGGGGCACGATCGTGACGGTCGGTGGGTCCGGGTTCGTGCCGGGCGCGACCGTGGTCACCATCTGCGGTAGGACCATTCCGGCCAACCAGGTCACGGTGGCAGCGGACGGTCGCTCGTTGACCTTCCGTACGCCGCCCTGCCCGGCCGGGAATACCACGGTCGTCGTGAGCACCGACGGTGGGGCGTCCAACGCGCTCACCTTCCGCTACGTCGCGAAGGTTCTGCCGGTGACCGGTGACCGTGTCACCACGTCACTGACCGCCGGTGCGGTGCTCGCACTTCTCGGCGCCGTCCTCGTGCTGCTGGCCCGCCGTCGGCGGTACGCCGGCCAGGCCGGCTGACCGAGCAGTCCCGGCCAGGGCCCGGAGAGGGCCCTGGCCGGGACGTACCTGGGCTTCCCCGGCCACCGCAGGGCCGTGTGACTCTCCGTATGGCGGCCGTCGCGTCGACGGAAGCAGGGCAAAGGGAGCCGGAGCGTGTCGTGCGGTGGCGGACTCGCCGTGCTAATTCGTATTAGCGTCTTGACCGCCGGGTAACCGCACGCGCAGACTCATCGATCAAATGAACCGGTTCGGGGCGATTATCCGCAGCGTGTCGGCCACTCGTTGGGGGTGAACGGCGTCCGCTGACCTGTCCCGCCCGGTCCCGTCCCCGTCGTCCACTCCGAACGGAGGGAACGCGATGACCCGTACCCCCGAGAACCCCTTCACCCGACGCACACTGCTGCGCGGTGTGGCGGCGGCCGGTGTCGCGGCCGCGACCACTGGCGCCGGCCTCGCCGTCACGTCCGCACCGACCGCCGCCGCCCCCGCCGGCTTCCCCAACTACCGGTACATCCGGGACGCGCTGCCGGCGTGGCTGCGCTACAACCCGACCCGCGAGTTCATCTTCCCGTGCGTCCGAGGGGTCTACGACAAGATCAGCAACTATCTCGGCCGCTACTACCTCTACTACGCGCCGCACGACGCGCCGGGCGGCATCTGCCTCGCCTACGCCAACCGGCTCGAAGGCCCCTACACCGAGTATTCCGGGAACCCGGTCATCGACCGGGTGCTGCCGACCACGACGGTGAGCCACGTGTCGTCGCCGCACGTCGTCTGGGACGCCCCGACGCGGCAGTTCTACCTGTACTTCCACGGCGAGAACTTCACCACCCGGGTGGCCCGTTCCAGCGACGGCGTCCGGTTCACCGACGAGACCCCGATCCTGTCGACCCGGCTGGTGCCGAACACCACCGAGACCTCGTACGCGCGGGTCTTCGAACACTCGGTTGCCGGCAGGGGCAACCGCTACGTGATGGTCTTCATGGGCGCCCACACCATCGGGCCGGGCACCCGGAAGATCTTCTGGGGCTGGTCGCCGAACGGTTGGAGCGGATGGCAGTTCGCGCCGAACCCGCTGGTGTCGCCCGCCGGTGACGGCCTCACCGACATCTCCGCGCCGCACCTGCTCAAGCGCAACGGCACCGCCTACCTGGCGTACCACGGCAACAACGGCAACATGTACCTCACCGAGGTCGGCAACAACTTCGACCGGGAGGTGCACCTCGGCGTCTTCCACCGGCCGATCGCCTCGGACAACGGTCGGGTGGCGTCACCGGCCTTCGGCACCGACGGCGGGGTGTCGTACATGCTCTACGAGGCCGGGCCCCGGCTGAACGCCCGCATCTGCGTGGCCCGCGCGGTCTAGGGACGGCGTCGCCCGGTCCGGTGCGAGGACCGGGCGACGCTTCCTGTCAGCCCTTGAGGCCGGTGTGTGCCAGGCCCTCGACGAACTGCTTCTGCGCGATCACGAAGACCACCAGCACCGGAAGCGCGGTCATCGACGCCGCGGCGAGCTGCACGTCCCACATCGGACCGCCGTACGCGTCGACGAACTGGGTGAGCGCCTGGGGCAGGGTGAACTTCTCCGGCGTGGAGAGGAACACGATCGGCTCCAAGTAGAGGTTCCAGCTGTGCAGGAAGGTGAAGATGGCGACCGCGCCCAGCGCGGGCCGGGACAGCGGCAGCGCGATCCGCCAGAAGGTGGCGAACCGGCCCAGCCCGTCGACCCGGGCCGCCTCCTCCAACTCGCCGGGCAGGGCGAGGAAGAACTGCCGCATGATGAACGTCGCCAGCACGCTGGGCGCGCCGAGGATCGGCACCAGGATCAGCGGCCAGTGCGTGTCGATCAGCCCGAGCCGGAAGAACATCTGGAACAACGGCACGATCGTCACCTCGCTCGGGATGAGCAACCCGGCGAGGACGACCAGGAACAACACGTTCTGGCCACGGAAGCGGATCCGCGCGAAGGCGTACCCGGCCAGGGCCGCCACGGCCAGCGTGCCGACGGTGACCACCAGCGCGATGTAGAGGCTGTTGAGGTACTGCTGCCCGAACGGTTGCAGGTCGAACACCCGATGGTAGGCGTCGAGCCGGGGATCGACCGGCAACAGTTGCGGCGGGAAGGCGAAGATGTCCGCCACCGGCTTCAGCGACGAGGTGACCATCCACCAGGTCGGGAAGACGAAGGGTACGGCCAGCACCAGCAGCGCCCCGTAGAGCACGAGCTTGGTCCGGGGCGACAGGTCACGACTCATGGAAGACCCACCTCTTGCGCATCTGCCACTGCGCCACGGTCAGCGCGAGGACGATGCCGAACAGCACGATCGACAGGGTGGCGCCGTAGCCGAAGTGGTGGAACTGGAACGCCTGTTGGTACAGGTAGTAGACGAGCACCGTGGTCGAGGTGCCCGGACCGCCCTGGGTGAGCACCGCGATCTGGGCGAAGACCTGGAGCGAGCCGACCACCGTGATGATCGAGGTGAGCAGGATCGTCGGGCTGATCAGCGGCACGGTGATCCGCCAGAACTGGCGCAGGCGGCTGGCCCCGTCCACCTCGGCCGCCTCGTACAGTTCGGCGGGCACGCCCTGGAGGGCGGCCAGGAACAGCACCATGTTCAGGCCGACGTTCTTGAACACCTGCACGACGACGACCGAGAGCATCGCGGTGGCCTCGCCGCGCAGCCAGTTCGGTCCGTCGACGCCGATCGTGTCGAGCAGGCCGTTGACGCCGCCGTTGTCCTGTAACAGGAAACCCCAGACGATCGTCCAGGCGACCAACGACACCACGACGGGGGAGAAGAACAGCGTGCGGAACACGATCGTGCCGCGCAGCTTCTGGTTGAGCATGACGGCCAGCAGCAACGCCAGGGCCAGGTTGAACACCACCAGGCCGACGGAGAAGAACCCGGTGGCCCGCAGGACCGCGCCGAGGTTCGGGTCGTCTGCGAGCGCCACGTAGTTGTCGGTGCCGACGAAGTCGAACGTGCCGGCGAGCACGTTCCACTCGTGCAGGCTGTACCAGACCACGAGGACCAGCGGCAGGATCACGAAGACGGCGCTGCCGAGCAACTGCGGGGCGATGAACAGGTAGCCGGTGAGGTGGTCGCGGCGGCGGCCGGTCCAGAACGGCCGGGTCCGGTCCGGGGTGGACCCGGCCGTGGCCGGATCCACCCCGGTGTCCGTACGGGTCATCGGTCGCCTTACTTCGCCAGCAGCGGCTGGATCTTGCCGCAGACCCCGTCCAGGACGGCCTTGACGTCCGCGTCGGCCTTCCACAGCGGATCCAGACCGGCCCGGACCTGCTGGCTGATCTCCGCCTGGCCAGCGTGGCTCGGCTTGACCACACCGTTGGTGATCCCGTCGATGACGACCTTCTGCAACTGCTCCGGCTTGAGCTTCGGGTTCGTCTTGGCCAGTGTGTCGGCGGTCAACTGGGACTGACGCGGCGGCGGGAAGAACTGGGCGAGCTTGGCGGAGTTGGTGGGATTGGTGAGGAAGGCCAGGAAGTCGGCGGCGGCCTCGGCGTTCGGGCTCCGCTTGAGCACTCCGATACCGGCCTGCCCGACCACCGCGTACGGCCCCTTCGGCCCGGCGGGCAGCGGGACCAGGTCCCAGGCGAACCCGCTGTCCTTGAGCAACGAGGCGCGGGAGATCTGGGTGATGGTCATGGCGGCGTCACCGGCGAAGAAGTCCGCGGTGGTGCCCGGGCCGGGCAACGCCTTGTCGGTGAAGACGGCGCGGTGCAGCCGCGTCATCGCCTCGACCATCTCGGGTTCGGCGAAGCCGCAGGTCCCGCCGTCCTCGCTCCACGCCCGAGCACCCCACCCGGTCCAGACGGTGGACAGGTTGCTCCAGTCCTTGTAGTCGAAGTCGCGGATCACCAGTCCGGCCTTGCCGGTCGCGGACCCGGTGGCGCCCGCTGCGGCGAAGGCGTTGTCCCAGGTCCACTGGTCGGCCTCGATCAGCTCGGCCGGGGTCCGCTGGTCGGCCTGCTTGAGCAGGTCGGTGTTGACGAAGACACCGAACGGCGAGGTGGAGAAGGGGTACGCGTACAGCTTGCCGTCGTCCTGCCAGAGCTTGAGCGTGGCCGGCAGGATGTCGTCGTACTGGTAGCCGTCGGTCTTCTTGAGGGTCTCGTCCAGCGGCAGCAGCGCGCCGGAGGCGACGAAGTCAGGCGCCGAGTTCTCGAACACCCAGGCCAGGTCGGGGGCGTTGCCGCCGGCGATCTGGGTGGTCAGCGCCGTGGTGTACGTGTCGAACGGCAGCGGATCGAAGGTGATCTGCGTGACGTCGGGGTTGTTCTGGCGGTACTCGTCGGCGATCTCGTTGAACAGGGCCAGATGCGCCTCGTTGGCCGACCAGACGGTGATCCGCAGGGTGGCCGGGCCGCTGTCCTGCGTCTCACCGCCGCCGCAGGCGGACATGGCGAGAACGCCGGTCAGCGTCGTGGCGACAACGCGTATTCCCTTTCCTGATCTCATCGTCTCTCCTCACCGGGGGGTCAGTAGCCCGCGATCTCCGGCCACCGGCATTCGACGCCGGCGGCCGTGACGCGGTCGGTGAACTCGGCCAGCAGCCGGGGGGTGCCGCGGACCGCGCGCGGGGACTCGCCCCGCGCCAGACAGAAGTCGGCGAGCAGACCGGCGACCTCGCCGACGTTCCACTCGACCGGGTGCAGCCGGTAGCTGCCGTTGGTGACGTGCGTGGTGCCGATGTTCTTGCCGGCCGGCAGCAGGTTCTCCATCCGCTGCGGGATCAGCGCGCCGAGTGGGATCTCGAACGGGCAGGACCCGACGTCGATGTAGTTGTCGCCGCCGGTCGACGGGTGCAGGTCGATGCGGTACATCCCGACGCCGATCGAGTCGGGGTACCGCACGGCGCCGTGGTCGCCGCGTACCGCGAGGGAGAGGTCCTGTTCCACCACGGTGTACTCGGCCCGGATCCGGCGCGACTCCCGGATGTAGGGCGCCTGGGCCAGACCGGCCGGGTTGTCGGTCACGTCGCCGCGTAGCCGCAACCCGGGGAAGCCGGTGCCGCCGTCGGGGCGCGGTGCCTCGGTCTGCAACCAGTAGAAGAGCGAGTACGACAGCTCGCGTGCCTTGGCCAGGTGCCACGACGCGTTGGGCACGTCGATGACCGGGCCCTCGAAGTAGTCGATCATCGGCCAGTTGACCAGGGTGATGTCGCTGGCGTACGCGCCGTCGACGAAGTTGCGCCGGGCCGCGATCCGGCGGAACGTCCACAGGTTGCCGTCGCCGGGGTTGACGCGCTGGTCGGCGTTGACCAGCCACGGCTCGTCGTCCGGGTTCGGGGTGAAGCTGCGCTCCAGGATCTCCAGCGTGCGCGGGTTCGGCGAACGCCAGGACAGCAGCCGGTCACCCCAGAAGTCGGGCTTGTAGTCGCGCCAGAAGTCGTATCCGGCGGGACGGTCGATGGTGTGATCCCCGTCGACGTGGTCGATGGCGAAGCAGATCGACACGGCCTGCATGTTCATCGGCTGCGCCTCGGCCGGGGCGCTCGGCTCGCCGGTCTGTTCCCGCGACTCGAAACCGGTGACGTACTCGGTGCCGGTCAGCGGCAGCAGCTCGCCGGTCTCGGTGGCGTCCAGCACGTACGGCGCGGTGACGTCGATCCGGTCCTCGCGGTCCCGGTGCGCCAGCGTGACGCCGGTGACCCGGTCCCCGTCAGTGGCCGCCGCCACCGGCCGGTACGGCTGGAGCACGGTCAACCGACCCGAGCCCCGGTACGGCGCGAGCATCTGTTCCAGGACGGCGACGGCCACCCGTGGCTCGTGGCAGAGCCGGCTGACCCAACCGGCCCCCGGGTTGAGGTCGGTCCACGAGCGGGAGCGTTCGGTCAGCGGGTAGTGCCGTCGGTAGTAGTCGCGGATGCCCGTGCGCAGCGCCCGGTAGCTGGCGGTGGCGCCGAACTGCTCGATCCAGGAGTGCTCGTCCGGCGGGACGGCCTGGCTGGTGAGCTGCCCGCCGAGCCAGTCGAACTCCTCGGTCAGGATCACCGACCGGCCGGCCCGGGCCACGGCGAGCGCGGCGGCGACCCCGCCCAGCCCGCCGCCGACGATGAGGACGTCCGCACGCATCTGTGCCACTTGCTTCCTTCCAGTCGCGCGGGCCGCCTATCGGCGGTCGACCGCCGGATCGGGGGCGCCGAGGGTGTCGCCCTCGACGAACTCGCAGGGGAGAAGTCGTTGCTGGACGCCGTCGGCGCTGCCGTCGATGACCGCGGTCAGCACCTCGACCGACTGCCGGCCCATCTCCTCGCGGGGGATGTGGAACCCGGTGAAGGCGGTGTCGGTGGGCACCGGCACGGTCGGGTCGCCGAGCGTCAGGATCGACAGGTCACCGGGTACGCGCAGCCCGCGTCGGCGGGCGGCCGACTCCAGCGCCACGGCGGTGGCGAAGTCCTCCACGAAGACGACGGTGCTGCCGCCGGCGACCAGGTCGTCCAGGACGGCGTCGGCGTCGCGGGTCGGGTGGGTCAGGCGGCGGGCGGCCTCCGCGTCCGGTGCGGCGGCGTCGAACCCGCGCCAGCGGTCGGCCGAGGACTCGGCGGTGGCGTCCACGCCCAGGTAGGCCAGTCGCCGGTGCCCGCGTGCCAGGGCCAGCTCGACGAGTTGGCGCACCGCGGCGGCGTAGTCGGTGCCGACGTAGGGGACCGGCCCACCGGCGTCGTCGCGGCGGCCCACCGCGACGTACGGGTACCCGTCGCGGTTGAGCCGGAGCAGCTCGGCTGCGTCGATCTCGCGGCCGAGCAGGATGCACCCGTCGGCCAGGCGCAGCCGGTTGTCCCGGTGGAAGATCCGTCGACGCCCGTCGACCACCGGTGCGCTGGTGAACAGCAGCAGGTCGCAGCCGACCCGTTCGGCGTACTCCTCGATGCCGAGCAGGAAGGGGTGGAAGAAGTCCCGGCTGCCGCTGGGGAACGCCGGCTCGTAGGTGAAGACACCGATGATCCGGTTGAACCGAGACGCGAGACGACGAGCGACCGGGTCGGCGGCGTACCCGGTCTCGGCGATCACCCGCAGCACCCGGTCCCGGGTCTCGGGGGCGATGCGGACCTCCGCGTCGGCGCGGTTGTTGAGCACCAGCGACACGGTCGCCTGGCTGACGCCGGCCATCCGTGCGATGTCACGTTGCGTGACGCGTCGGGGTGCAGGAGGCACGGGGCAGTCCTTCCACTACCGCTAATGCGTATTAGCGTTCGGGGTTGGGAAGGAGCTTCGCGGCCGAACCCGATCTATGTCAAGAGGCTAATCCGTATTAGTGCGCGGCCCGGACACCCCGGCGCCCGCCGTGGGCTGCACTAGTTCAGTACTCCCATAATTCAGCTACGAACTGGCCGACCCTCGGCTGGCACACTCCCTGGGTGACCTGCTCGGGCTGGTCCTGGCCGTCGACCCGGCGGCCTTCCGTACCGGCGCCGGACGGTCAGGGCGAGGTGGCCTTGACCACGACCGCCTCCGGGGCCGGTGGCTGTTCGGCGGGCGGGAGCCGCCGGGCCAGCCGCCGGACCGCGGTGTTGAGCACGGCGATCAGCGGTACCGCGATGAGCGCGCCGAAGATGCCGTCGAGCACCACACCGGCGGTGACCGCCAGCACCACGGGCAGCGGGTGCAGCGCCACCGCCCGCCCCATGATCCACGGCTGGAGGACGTTCCCCTCGACCTGCTGCACCACGATCACCGCGCCGAGGATGAACAGCGCGGTGACCCAGCCGCCGTCGACCAGGGCGACCAGCACCGCCACCGCGCCGGAGAGCGTGGCACCGACGATCGGGATGAACGCGCCGAGGAACACCAGCGCGGCCAGGGCGAAGGCGAACGGCACGTCGAACAGCACCAGCGCGATGCCGATGCCCACTGCGTCGATGAATGCCACCAGCACGGTGGCCCGGACGTAGGCGACCAGGGTCTGCCACGAGGCGCTGCCCGCGTCGTCGAGCCGCCAGCGGGCGGCGGCCGGGAACATCCCGACGATGAACCGCCAGATGCGCTGGCCGTCGCGGAGGAAGAAGAAGGTGGCGAAGAGGACCAGCAGCGCGCCGGTGAAGATCTCCACCACCGTGCCGGCGGTGGAGAGCGCGCCGGTGGTCAGCGCCTGCGTGTTCTCGTTGATCCAGTTCTGTCCGGCCTGGATGTACTGGTTCAGTGTGCCGTCGGAGAGGTTCAGCGGCCCGTCGCGCAGCCAGTTCTGGATCTGGCCGATGCCGTCGGCCGCGTTGCGGCTGAGGTCGGGCAGGCCGGTGATGAACTCGTTGACCACCAAGGTCAACGTGCCGACCACGGCGGCCAGCCCGCCGATCAGCACCACGGCGGTGGCCAGCGTACGGGGGAAACGGGCCCGCAGGAGCCAGCCGACGGCCGGTGCCAGCAGCGCGGAGAGCAGCAACGCCACCAGCAGCGGCACGATCACGACGCGGATGGTGCCCATGAACCGCAGCATCGCCCAGCCGACGATGCCGATGACGATGATCCGCCACGACCACGCGGCGGCGATCCGCAACGAGTGCGGCACCCCGGCGTCGTCCCGGCTGACCGTCGAGGGGTGGCCGTCCTCGGCACCTGCGCCGTTCCCGCTGCGTGGATCGGGGATGGGCCGGGCGAGTTCCTCCGCGCGGTCGGCCCGCCGGGTGCGTTCCCGAGCCCGGGCCACGCGCACCGACTCGCGTCCCCCGTCGTACGCCCGGCGCAGTCGTTGCCGCATCTGCTTGAACCGGCTCAAGGGAACCCCCAGTTGAAGATCGGTCGGTACACCGTAACGGGTCGAGGCACGCACCGACACGGTGACCAGGGCCGAGGGGGCGCTGCCCGGCCCGGGCACGTGCCCGACCACCCACCGAGGGGCGCGCCGCTGCGTAGACTTCCGTCTCGGACGATCGCCCTGCTCACGGTCGCTCTCGACGCGCCACACGGCGGTGCCGACGAGGTGCGGAAGAGGTTCATGACCAAGACGTACGACGTACCGCTGCTGGTGCTGACCGTGGCGACCGGGGCGATCGACGGCGTCAGTTTCCTCGCCCTGGACCGGGTCTTCACCGGCAACATGACGGGCAACGTGCTCTTCATCGGCTTCGGCCTGGCCGGCGTACCCGGCCTGCCGGTGCTCAACAACCTGGTGGCGCTGCTGGCCTTCATGCTCGGCGCGGTGCTCGCCGCCCGGCTGACCCGGGGTGCCGGCGGCCCGGCGAAACTGCCTCGGTCCGGCCTGGTCGTCCTGGTGACCGGGAGCACGCTGACGCTGGCGCTGGCCGTGCTCTGGCTCGGCACCGGAGCACCGGGCACGATTGCCATGATCGTCGTCACCGCGTTGTTGGCGCTGGTGCTCGGCGCCCAGGCCGCAGCGGTCCGACACGTTGGCATCCGGGACCTCTCCACGGTGGTGGTGACGATGACGATGGTCAACCTCTCGGCGGACAGCCGGGCCGCCGGGGGTGCGGGCGCGGCGTGGGTCCGGCGGCTCGCCGCGATCGTCGCGATGGGACTCGGTGCCCTGGTCGCGGCGATCCTGACGCTGCGGGTCGACGGGTCGTGGGCGCTGCTGACGGCGGGAACGGTGATGGCGGCCGGTACGGCGATGGTCGCGGCGGTCCGCCGCCGGGAGGTAGCTGCCGCGAGGGAGGCGACGGCGAGTGACCCGGTCGCCTGACGAGCGGCTGGTGAACTTGTGCTGGTCACGCCGGAGCATCCCGGGGCGGATCTGCGGATGCGACGCGGCGTGCGGCGAGGCCGTCGAGCATGAGGTCGAGTTTTCGGATGAACCAGTCGCGGGGGAGAGTGGCTATCGCCTCGTGCATGGCAGCGCGCACCGCAGCACGACCGGGTGGACTGTCCGGTAGAGGTGTCCAGAGCGCCGCGAGTTGCTCACGGGCGTCGGGGCTGGCTCTGTCCTCTCGCCGGGAGAGGTCTTCGACGCCTCGACGGTGGTCGATGGTGAGGTCGATGGCGGTGTCGACGGCGAGAACGGCTTCGTGGGCTGT from Micromonospora craniellae encodes the following:
- a CDS encoding ABC transporter substrate-binding protein; the encoded protein is MRSGKGIRVVATTLTGVLAMSACGGGETQDSGPATLRITVWSANEAHLALFNEIADEYRQNNPDVTQITFDPLPFDTYTTALTTQIAGGNAPDLAWVFENSAPDFVASGALLPLDETLKKTDGYQYDDILPATLKLWQDDGKLYAYPFSTSPFGVFVNTDLLKQADQRTPAELIEADQWTWDNAFAAAGATGSATGKAGLVIRDFDYKDWSNLSTVWTGWGARAWSEDGGTCGFAEPEMVEAMTRLHRAVFTDKALPGPGTTADFFAGDAAMTITQISRASLLKDSGFAWDLVPLPAGPKGPYAVVGQAGIGVLKRSPNAEAAADFLAFLTNPTNSAKLAQFFPPPRQSQLTADTLAKTNPKLKPEQLQKVVIDGITNGVVKPSHAGQAEISQQVRAGLDPLWKADADVKAVLDGVCGKIQPLLAK
- a CDS encoding FAD-dependent oxidoreductase: MRADVLIVGGGLGGVAAALAVARAGRSVILTEEFDWLGGQLTSQAVPPDEHSWIEQFGATASYRALRTGIRDYYRRHYPLTERSRSWTDLNPGAGWVSRLCHEPRVAVAVLEQMLAPYRGSGRLTVLQPYRPVAAATDGDRVTGVTLAHRDREDRIDVTAPYVLDATETGELLPLTGTEYVTGFESREQTGEPSAPAEAQPMNMQAVSICFAIDHVDGDHTIDRPAGYDFWRDYKPDFWGDRLLSWRSPNPRTLEILERSFTPNPDDEPWLVNADQRVNPGDGNLWTFRRIAARRNFVDGAYASDITLVNWPMIDYFEGPVIDVPNASWHLAKARELSYSLFYWLQTEAPRPDGGTGFPGLRLRGDVTDNPAGLAQAPYIRESRRIRAEYTVVEQDLSLAVRGDHGAVRYPDSIGVGMYRIDLHPSTGGDNYIDVGSCPFEIPLGALIPQRMENLLPAGKNIGTTHVTNGSYRLHPVEWNVGEVAGLLADFCLARGESPRAVRGTPRLLAEFTDRVTAAGVECRWPEIAGY
- a CDS encoding carbohydrate ABC transporter permease → MSRDLSPRTKLVLYGALLVLAVPFVFPTWWMVTSSLKPVADIFAFPPQLLPVDPRLDAYHRVFDLQPFGQQYLNSLYIALVVTVGTLAVAALAGYAFARIRFRGQNVLFLVVLAGLLIPSEVTIVPLFQMFFRLGLIDTHWPLILVPILGAPSVLATFIMRQFFLALPGELEEAARVDGLGRFATFWRIALPLSRPALGAVAIFTFLHSWNLYLEPIVFLSTPEKFTLPQALTQFVDAYGGPMWDVQLAAASMTALPVLVVFVIAQKQFVEGLAHTGLKG
- a CDS encoding glycoside hydrolase family protein; the protein is MTRTPENPFTRRTLLRGVAAAGVAAATTGAGLAVTSAPTAAAPAGFPNYRYIRDALPAWLRYNPTREFIFPCVRGVYDKISNYLGRYYLYYAPHDAPGGICLAYANRLEGPYTEYSGNPVIDRVLPTTTVSHVSSPHVVWDAPTRQFYLYFHGENFTTRVARSSDGVRFTDETPILSTRLVPNTTETSYARVFEHSVAGRGNRYVMVFMGAHTIGPGTRKIFWGWSPNGWSGWQFAPNPLVSPAGDGLTDISAPHLLKRNGTAYLAYHGNNGNMYLTEVGNNFDREVHLGVFHRPIASDNGRVASPAFGTDGGVSYMLYEAGPRLNARICVARAV
- a CDS encoding carbohydrate ABC transporter permease, which gives rise to MTRTDTGVDPATAGSTPDRTRPFWTGRRRDHLTGYLFIAPQLLGSAVFVILPLVLVVWYSLHEWNVLAGTFDFVGTDNYVALADDPNLGAVLRATGFFSVGLVVFNLALALLLAVMLNQKLRGTIVFRTLFFSPVVVSLVAWTIVWGFLLQDNGGVNGLLDTIGVDGPNWLRGEATAMLSVVVVQVFKNVGLNMVLFLAALQGVPAELYEAAEVDGASRLRQFWRITVPLISPTILLTSIITVVGSLQVFAQIAVLTQGGPGTSTTVLVYYLYQQAFQFHHFGYGATLSIVLFGIVLALTVAQWQMRKRWVFHES
- a CDS encoding beta strand repeat-containing protein; protein product: MTPRRAGPSVDLNGGLSVRPVLRRITNASTATLVASLVTLGVGTPARAAPGDASARGVVVDLSAQVAGIAVITADATIGTATAPADGGTDTETLLAVSIPGALGVTASGTVEEVTATRAAGVSSASASVNGLNLAVLGVDVLDATEVTATVTCPQVGATSADTTLVGLELFGSAVTLTANGPVVVGSAAVVVPGLLDASLNASLTRVETITATGATAIAVRAALTLSGTVLGTPTTIPVGTVIVAEAICERPSAAPTTTSITPDEGPQSGGQTVTITGTGFVPGGTSVTFDGAPATDVTVNPAGTSLTAVTPPGAVGPAVVVVTSGGGTAAPLDYTYLADGSAANVTGLTPRSGPTAGGTTVTITGTGFTGATGVTFDGVPGTGFTVNPAGSTITVVTPPNAAGPADVRLVFPAGTAVAPTFTYLAPTITSIVPDTGPVTGGTTVTITGTGLTGATGVNFGDTPGTNLVVNPNGTSLTVVTPPGQVGPVDVTVLIPGANATAPDGFTYVAGPPTTTSITPDEGPQSGGQTVTITGTGFVPGGTSVTFDGAPATDVTVNPAGTSLTAVTPPGAVGPAVVVVTSGGGTAAPLDYTYLADGSAANVTGLTPRSGPTAGGTTVTITGTGFTGATGVTFDGVPGTGFTVNPAGSTITVVTPPNAAGPADVRLVFPAGTAVAPTFTYLAPTITSIVPDTGPVTGGTTVTITGTGLTGATGVNFGDTPGTNLVVNPNGTSLTVVTPPGQVGPVDVTVLIPGANATAPDGFTYVAGPPTTTSITPDEGPQSGGQTVTITGTGFVPGGTSVTFDGAPATDVTVNPAGTSLTAVTPPGAVGPAVVVVTSGGGTAAPLDYTYLADGSAANVTGLTPRSGPTAGGTTVTITGTGFTGATGVTFDGVPGTGFTVNPAGSTITVVTPPNAAGPADVRLVFPAGTAVAPTFTYLAPTITSIVPDTGPVTGGTTVTITGTGLTGATGVNFGDTPGTNLVVNPNGTSLTVVTPPGQVGPVDVTVLIPGANATAPDGFTYEAAPPRIDTVTPGQGPIGGGTIVTVGGSGFVPGATVVTICGRTIPANQVTVAADGRSLTFRTPPCPAGNTTVVVSTDGGASNALTFRYVAKVLPVTGDRVTTSLTAGAVLALLGAVLVLLARRRRYAGQAG